In Streptomyces sp. P3, one DNA window encodes the following:
- the lspA gene encoding signal peptidase II yields the protein MAEAERVIGTPDTPEAGSEPEQSSGPGEQENAGARPRGKRRIAVLFAVAAFAYALDLVSKMIVVAKLEHHAPIDVVGDWLRFEAIRNAGAAFGFGEAFTVIFTVIATAVIVVIARLARKLYSLPWAIALGLLLGGALGNLTDRIFRSPGVFEGAVVDFIAPKHFAVFNLADSAIVCGGILIVLLSFKGLDPDGTVHKD from the coding sequence GTGGCAGAGGCGGAGCGCGTCATCGGTACGCCGGACACCCCGGAGGCGGGGTCCGAGCCGGAGCAGTCGTCCGGCCCGGGCGAGCAGGAGAACGCCGGGGCGCGGCCCAGGGGCAAGCGCCGCATCGCCGTGCTCTTCGCCGTCGCCGCGTTCGCGTACGCACTCGACCTGGTCAGCAAGATGATCGTGGTCGCCAAGCTGGAGCACCACGCGCCGATCGACGTCGTCGGGGACTGGCTGCGGTTCGAGGCCATCCGCAACGCGGGCGCGGCCTTCGGCTTCGGCGAGGCCTTCACCGTCATCTTCACGGTGATCGCCACGGCGGTGATCGTGGTGATCGCCCGGCTCGCGCGCAAGCTGTACAGCCTGCCCTGGGCGATCGCGCTCGGTCTGCTGCTGGGCGGTGCGCTGGGCAACCTCACCGACCGGATCTTCCGGTCGCCCGGCGTCTTCGAGGGCGCGGTCGTGGACTTCATCGCACCGAAGCACTTCGCGGTCTTCAACCTCGCCGACTCGGCGATCGTGTGCGGCGGCATCCTGATCGTCCTGCTGTCCTTCAAGGGACTCGACCCGGACGGGACCGTCCACAAGGACTGA
- a CDS encoding Na+/H+ antiporter, with product MDQLALLFVLLLGAVVSVPVGDRFGLPAPVLMTLLGIILAVLDFVPNVEIPPDLILPLLLPPLLYAAVRRTSWRQFAANVRPIFLLAVALVFVTTVCVAAVAHSIVPGLPVAAAVALGALVAPPDPVAATAVAGQLGLPRRLVSILEGEGLFNDVTAIVLYHVAIAAAVSGTFSPWRAGLDLVLSAVVAVAVGVALGWGANRLLDVLGDTTLQIGLTLLVPYASYVLAEEFHGSGVLAVLTTALFLAEYATDPDDVLTRLAGHTFWDIIDTLVTGVAFGLIGLELHNAIRTASGRWGEMLGWAAVIVAVVVVVRLLWLLPATWLTQRLHARKDHLEDIPTNWRETLVMWWSGMRGVASVALALAVPLKTDDGGPFPDRDEIVFIAFGVIMATLVLQGLTLPWLVKRLDVQADTDREKEFEKELAVRAARAAKQRLREIEAEEDLSEELSEQMLRRAFDIGLRISPDMGEDERREGHDHRVRRLKRVRRIQGEMLSAARHEVVAARSEPGADPEIVDRVLRHLDVRSLK from the coding sequence GTGGACCAGTTGGCCCTGTTGTTCGTCCTGCTGCTCGGGGCCGTGGTGAGCGTCCCGGTCGGCGACCGATTCGGACTGCCCGCGCCGGTGCTGATGACGCTGCTGGGGATCATCCTCGCGGTGCTCGACTTCGTGCCGAACGTGGAGATCCCGCCGGATCTGATCCTCCCCCTCCTCCTGCCGCCGCTGCTGTACGCGGCGGTACGGCGGACCTCGTGGCGGCAGTTCGCGGCGAACGTGCGGCCGATCTTCCTGCTCGCCGTGGCCCTGGTGTTCGTCACCACGGTCTGTGTGGCCGCCGTGGCCCACTCGATCGTGCCCGGGCTCCCGGTCGCCGCCGCGGTGGCGCTGGGGGCGCTGGTCGCACCGCCCGACCCGGTGGCGGCCACCGCCGTGGCCGGACAGCTCGGGCTGCCCCGCCGGCTGGTCTCCATCCTGGAGGGCGAGGGGCTGTTCAACGACGTCACGGCCATCGTGCTGTACCACGTCGCGATCGCCGCGGCCGTGAGCGGGACGTTCTCCCCGTGGCGGGCGGGACTCGACCTCGTGCTGTCCGCGGTGGTCGCGGTGGCGGTGGGCGTCGCGCTCGGCTGGGGCGCGAACCGGCTGCTGGACGTCCTCGGGGACACGACGCTGCAGATCGGGCTGACGCTCCTGGTGCCGTACGCCTCCTACGTCCTGGCGGAGGAGTTCCACGGGTCCGGGGTGCTGGCGGTGCTGACCACCGCGCTGTTCCTCGCCGAGTACGCCACCGACCCCGACGACGTGCTGACCCGGCTGGCCGGCCACACCTTCTGGGACATCATCGACACGCTGGTCACGGGCGTCGCGTTCGGGCTGATCGGTCTGGAACTGCACAACGCGATCCGCACGGCGTCCGGACGGTGGGGGGAGATGCTGGGGTGGGCGGCGGTGATCGTGGCGGTGGTCGTCGTCGTACGGCTGCTGTGGCTGCTGCCGGCGACGTGGCTGACGCAGCGGCTGCACGCCAGGAAGGACCACCTCGAGGACATTCCGACGAACTGGCGGGAGACCCTCGTCATGTGGTGGTCGGGCATGCGCGGGGTGGCCTCGGTGGCGCTGGCGCTGGCCGTCCCGCTGAAGACCGACGACGGCGGGCCCTTTCCCGACCGGGACGAGATCGTCTTCATCGCGTTCGGCGTGATCATGGCGACGCTGGTCCTCCAGGGGCTGACCCTGCCCTGGCTGGTGAAGCGGCTCGACGTCCAGGCGGACACCGACCGGGAGAAGGAGTTCGAGAAGGAACTGGCGGTGCGCGCGGCCAGGGCGGCGAAGCAGCGGCTGCGGGAGATCGAGGCCGAGGAGGACCTGTCGGAGGAACTGTCCGAGCAGATGCTGCGGCGGGCCTTCGACATCGGACTGCGGATCAGTCCGGACATGGGCGAGGACGAGCGGCGGGAGGGGCACGACCACCGGGTGCGCAGGCTGAAGCGGGTGCGGCGGATCCAGGGGGAGATGCTGAGCGCGGCACGGCACGAGGTGGTCGCGGCACGCAGTGAGCCGGGCGCCGACCCGGAGATCGTGGACCGTGTGCTGCGGCACCTGGACGTGCGCAGCCTCAAGTGA
- a CDS encoding mechanosensitive ion channel family protein, translating to MENLLRPVIVVGGSVVLTVLIGWATDRLLSKADRRHPETPMWGLLRRGRIPYQLVLCAAMLRGSYDEAQLLDDHKVGIGRSLTLVLIGSAAWLVIRIAGAVVETSYSRYARMHRDAARVRRVRTQVSLIMRVVSAVVGVVAAASMLLTFPAMRAAGASLLASAGILGIVAGVAAQSTLSNMFAGLQIAFGDMVRIGDTVVVDGEWGTVEEITLTFLTVRTWDERRITMPVSYFTSKPFENWSRGTPQMTGIVYWHVDHAAPVEAMREKLRDILRECPAWDGRACGLDVTDTTPNTMQVRALVTAKDADDIWTVRVAVREQMIRWLSKEHPYALPRVNTADAALPPGRLPNQSASPDGAARRVHETR from the coding sequence ATGGAGAACCTGCTCCGCCCCGTGATCGTGGTGGGCGGCTCGGTGGTGCTGACCGTGCTCATCGGCTGGGCCACCGACCGCCTGCTGTCCAAAGCCGACCGACGGCACCCGGAGACCCCGATGTGGGGTCTGCTGCGCCGTGGCCGCATCCCTTATCAGCTGGTGCTGTGCGCGGCGATGCTCAGAGGGTCGTACGACGAGGCGCAACTGCTGGACGACCACAAGGTGGGCATCGGCCGGTCCCTCACCCTGGTGCTGATCGGTTCGGCGGCCTGGCTGGTGATCCGCATCGCGGGGGCGGTCGTCGAGACGTCGTACTCGCGCTATGCGCGTATGCACCGCGACGCGGCCCGGGTCCGGCGGGTGCGGACCCAGGTGTCGCTGATCATGCGGGTGGTCTCGGCGGTCGTCGGCGTGGTCGCCGCGGCCTCGATGCTGCTGACGTTCCCCGCCATGCGCGCGGCTGGCGCGTCACTGCTGGCCTCGGCCGGGATCCTCGGCATCGTCGCCGGTGTCGCCGCCCAGTCGACGCTGAGCAACATGTTCGCCGGCCTGCAGATCGCCTTCGGCGACATGGTGCGCATCGGCGACACCGTCGTGGTGGACGGCGAATGGGGCACCGTCGAGGAGATCACCCTGACCTTCCTGACCGTGCGGACCTGGGACGAGCGCCGGATCACGATGCCCGTGTCCTACTTCACCTCGAAGCCCTTCGAGAACTGGTCGCGCGGCACCCCGCAGATGACGGGCATCGTGTACTGGCACGTCGACCACGCGGCACCGGTGGAGGCGATGCGCGAGAAGCTGCGCGACATCCTGCGCGAGTGCCCGGCCTGGGACGGCCGCGCCTGCGGTCTCGACGTCACCGACACCACGCCCAACACCATGCAGGTGAGGGCTCTGGTGACGGCCAAGGACGCCGACGACATCTGGACGGTGCGCGTCGCCGTCCGCGAGCAGATGATCCGCTGGCTGTCGAAGGAGCACCCGTACGCGCTTCCCCGGGTCAACACGGCGGACGCCGCGCTCCCGCCGGGGCGTCTCCCGAACCAGTCCGCCTCGCCCGACGGAGCGGCCCGCCGCGTCCACGAGACCCGCTGA
- a CDS encoding RluA family pseudouridine synthase: MSTIPEIRTLPVPDGLEGERVDAAISRMFGFSRTKAAELAAAGKVTVDGSVVGKSERVSGGAWLEVEMPQAPAPVQIVAEPVEGMEIVHDDDDVVVIVKPVGVAAHPSPGWSGPTVIGGLAAAGYRISTSGAAERQGIVHRLDVGTSGLMVVAKSERAYTSLKRQFKERTVDKRYHTLVQGHPDPTSGTIDAPIGRHPQHDYKWAVTAEGKPSVTHYDLIEAFRAASLLDVKLETGRTHQIRVHMAAHRHPCVGDLTYGADPTLSKRLHLTRQWLHAVRLGFEHPGDGQWAEFASDYPEDLQKALDQVREETYG; encoded by the coding sequence GTGAGCACGATTCCCGAGATCCGTACCCTGCCCGTGCCGGACGGCCTGGAGGGCGAGCGCGTCGACGCCGCCATCTCCCGCATGTTCGGCTTCTCCCGTACGAAGGCCGCCGAGCTGGCCGCGGCGGGGAAGGTCACGGTCGACGGCTCGGTGGTCGGCAAGTCCGAGCGGGTCAGCGGCGGGGCCTGGCTCGAGGTCGAGATGCCGCAGGCCCCGGCGCCCGTGCAGATCGTCGCCGAGCCGGTCGAGGGCATGGAGATCGTGCACGACGACGACGACGTGGTCGTGATCGTCAAGCCCGTCGGCGTGGCCGCGCACCCGTCGCCCGGCTGGAGCGGTCCCACCGTCATCGGCGGGCTGGCCGCGGCCGGCTACCGCATCTCCACCTCGGGCGCCGCCGAGCGCCAGGGCATCGTGCACCGGCTCGACGTCGGCACCTCCGGACTGATGGTGGTCGCCAAGTCCGAGCGCGCCTACACCTCGCTCAAGCGCCAGTTCAAGGAGCGCACGGTCGACAAGCGTTACCACACGCTCGTCCAGGGCCACCCCGACCCGACCAGCGGCACGATCGACGCGCCCATCGGCCGTCACCCCCAGCACGACTACAAGTGGGCGGTCACCGCCGAGGGCAAGCCCTCCGTCACGCACTACGACCTGATCGAGGCCTTCCGCGCGGCCTCCCTGCTCGACGTGAAGCTGGAGACGGGCCGCACGCACCAGATCCGCGTGCACATGGCCGCCCACCGTCACCCCTGTGTCGGAGACCTGACGTACGGGGCCGACCCGACGCTCTCCAAGCGGCTGCACCTGACCCGGCAGTGGCTGCACGCCGTGCGGCTGGGCTTCGAACACCCCGGCGACGGGCAGTGGGCGGAGTTCGCCAGCGACTACCCCGAGGACCTGCAGAAGGCCCTGGACCAGGTCCGCGAGGAGACCTACGGATGA
- a CDS encoding dienelactone hydrolase family protein codes for MNIMLFHSTYGPRPAVRAAADRLRAAGHEVWTPDLFGGRTFDTVEEGMAYNEEIGKDELLRRAVLAAAPYSERGLVYAGFSLGASIAQTLALGDDKARGLLLLHGTSDLAPNVSVDGLPVQLHVAEPDPFETDDWLSAWYLQMGRAGADVEVYRYAGAGHLYTDPGLPDYDEEAAEATWRVALGFLETV; via the coding sequence ATGAACATCATGCTCTTTCACTCGACGTACGGTCCGCGGCCGGCGGTGCGCGCCGCGGCGGACCGGCTGCGTGCCGCCGGGCACGAGGTCTGGACGCCCGACCTCTTCGGGGGGCGCACGTTCGACACCGTCGAGGAGGGCATGGCGTACAACGAGGAGATCGGCAAGGACGAGCTGCTGAGGAGAGCCGTGCTGGCCGCCGCGCCCTACTCGGAGCGCGGGCTGGTGTACGCCGGGTTCTCGCTGGGCGCGTCGATCGCCCAGACCCTCGCCCTCGGCGACGACAAGGCGCGCGGCCTGCTCCTGCTGCACGGCACCTCGGACCTCGCGCCGAACGTCTCGGTGGACGGCCTGCCGGTGCAGCTGCACGTCGCGGAGCCGGACCCGTTCGAGACCGACGACTGGCTGAGCGCCTGGTACCTGCAGATGGGCCGGGCCGGCGCCGACGTGGAGGTCTACCGGTACGCGGGCGCCGGGCACCTGTACACCGACCCCGGGCTGCCCGACTACGACGAGGAGGCGGCCGAGGCCACCTGGCGCGTGGCGCTCGGGTTCCTCGAGACGGTGTAG
- a CDS encoding alkaline phosphatase yields the protein MTSRYRSSTSADVPSERPDSLSPRRRTVVRAAAATVVLAGPLTAALPARAAAGTPAFLHGLASGDPLPDGILLWTRVTPAAESTPGSGLGPDTEVSWVVATDRALTNVVNKGSTTATAASDHTVKADIRGLQPATDYYFRFSAGGVETPVARTRTAPAADAAVTGLRFGVVSCANWEAGYFSSYRHLAARGDLDAWLHLGDYIYEYGTGQYGARGAVVRQTSPTHEILTLADYRTRHGKYKTDPDLQALHVKAPVIAIWDDHEFANDTWSGGAENHTEGAEGAWTARQAAAKQAYFEWMPVRPAIAGTTYRRLRFGKLADLSLLDLRSFRSQQVKVGNGTVDDPERTITGRAQLDWLKAGLKGSDTTWRLVGNSVMISPFVIGSLSADLFKPLAKLLGLPQEGLGLNTDQWDGYTDDRRELLAHLRANAIRNTVFLTGDIHMAWANDVPVDAGTYPLSASAATEFVVTSVTSDNLDDIVKVPEGTLTAIASPVIRAANRHVHFVDTDRHGYGVLDITAERAQMDYYVLSDRTKADATSSWARSYRTRSGTQKVERTYDPV from the coding sequence GTGACCAGTCGATACAGATCCTCCACGAGCGCCGACGTTCCGTCAGAGCGCCCCGACTCCCTTTCCCCGCGCCGCCGTACGGTCGTCAGGGCCGCGGCGGCGACCGTCGTTCTGGCCGGACCGCTCACCGCCGCGCTCCCGGCCCGCGCTGCCGCGGGGACCCCGGCGTTCCTGCACGGCCTCGCCTCCGGCGACCCGCTGCCCGACGGCATCCTGCTGTGGACCCGGGTGACGCCTGCCGCCGAGTCGACACCGGGCTCCGGACTCGGCCCGGACACCGAGGTGAGCTGGGTCGTCGCCACGGACAGGGCACTGACGAACGTCGTCAACAAGGGCTCGACCACCGCCACCGCGGCCTCCGACCACACCGTCAAGGCCGACATCCGCGGCCTTCAGCCGGCCACCGACTACTACTTCCGCTTCTCGGCGGGCGGCGTCGAGACCCCGGTGGCGCGTACCCGCACCGCGCCGGCGGCGGACGCCGCCGTGACGGGTCTGCGCTTCGGCGTGGTCTCCTGCGCCAACTGGGAGGCCGGCTACTTCTCCTCGTACCGCCACCTCGCGGCCCGCGGCGACCTGGACGCCTGGCTGCATCTCGGCGACTACATCTACGAGTACGGCACCGGCCAGTACGGGGCGCGTGGTGCCGTCGTACGGCAGACCTCGCCCACCCACGAGATCCTCACGCTCGCCGACTACCGCACCCGGCACGGCAAGTACAAGACCGACCCCGACCTTCAGGCACTGCACGTGAAGGCCCCCGTCATCGCCATATGGGACGACCACGAGTTCGCCAACGACACCTGGTCCGGCGGCGCCGAGAACCACACCGAGGGCGCGGAGGGCGCCTGGACGGCCCGTCAGGCGGCCGCGAAGCAGGCGTACTTCGAGTGGATGCCGGTCCGACCCGCGATCGCCGGCACCACCTACCGCCGGCTGCGGTTCGGCAAGCTCGCCGACCTCTCCCTGCTGGACCTGCGTTCCTTCCGTTCCCAGCAGGTCAAGGTGGGCAACGGCACGGTCGACGACCCGGAGCGCACGATCACCGGGCGCGCCCAGCTGGACTGGCTCAAGGCCGGGTTGAAGGGGTCGGACACCACCTGGCGGCTGGTCGGCAACTCGGTGATGATCTCCCCGTTCGTCATCGGCTCGCTCTCCGCCGACCTGTTCAAGCCGCTCGCCAAGCTGCTCGGCCTGCCGCAGGAGGGCCTCGGTCTCAACACCGACCAGTGGGACGGCTACACCGACGACCGCCGCGAACTCCTCGCCCACCTGCGCGCGAACGCCATCCGCAACACCGTGTTCCTGACCGGTGACATCCACATGGCGTGGGCCAACGACGTGCCGGTGGACGCCGGGACGTACCCGCTGTCCGCCTCGGCCGCCACCGAGTTCGTCGTCACCTCGGTCACCTCCGACAACCTCGACGACATCGTGAAGGTTCCCGAGGGCACGCTCACCGCGATCGCCTCGCCCGTCATCCGGGCGGCGAACCGGCATGTGCACTTCGTCGACACCGACCGGCACGGCTACGGCGTCCTGGACATCACCGCCGAGCGCGCGCAGATGGACTACTACGTCCTGTCCGACCGCACGAAGGCCGACGCCACCTCGAGCTGGGCCCGTTCGTACCGGACGCGCTCCGGCACGCAGAAGGTCGAGCGCACCTACGACCCCGTCTGA
- a CDS encoding DUF2252 domain-containing protein, which produces MSVPQLDDEHRGEQILAVFDTAFGELLAADPAAFRVKFRKMAASAFAFYRGTAGLFYHDLDAEKRGGPFLDERTSRVWIHGDLHAENFGTYMDANGRLIFNVNDFDEAYVGPFTWDLKRLAASLALIGYAKALGDDQITELVEVYAGAYRERIHALATGAKSDEVPPFTLDTAQGPLLDALRDARSLTRFGLLDSMTEIRDFERRFAPGGGSIELDAATRYKVLAAFDGYLETLPETSLARPDSYRVKDVVGRRGIGIGSAGLPSYNILLEGHSDALENDVVIYIKQAQTPAVSRHITDPAIRGYFRHEGHRTVISQRALQQHADPWLGWTELGGAGQLVAEVSPYAVDLDWGDIDDPEEIAGVVADLGRATATMHAAADDTSGESLVPFSTERAIDAAIAADEEGFAPLLVDFAHGYGARARADHQIFVDLFRNGRIPGL; this is translated from the coding sequence ATGTCGGTTCCGCAGCTCGACGACGAGCACCGCGGCGAGCAGATCCTCGCCGTCTTCGACACCGCGTTCGGCGAGCTCCTGGCCGCCGACCCGGCCGCGTTCCGCGTGAAGTTCCGGAAGATGGCGGCCTCGGCGTTCGCGTTCTACCGGGGCACGGCCGGCCTCTTCTACCACGACCTGGACGCGGAGAAGCGGGGCGGCCCGTTCCTGGACGAGCGCACCTCGCGCGTGTGGATCCACGGCGACCTGCACGCGGAGAACTTCGGCACGTACATGGACGCCAACGGCCGGCTGATCTTCAACGTCAACGACTTCGACGAGGCCTACGTCGGCCCCTTCACGTGGGACCTCAAGCGCCTCGCCGCCTCCCTCGCCCTCATCGGGTACGCGAAGGCGCTCGGCGACGACCAGATCACGGAGCTGGTGGAGGTCTACGCGGGCGCGTACCGCGAGCGCATCCACGCGCTGGCCACCGGCGCGAAGAGCGACGAGGTGCCGCCCTTCACGCTGGACACCGCCCAGGGCCCCCTGCTGGACGCCCTGCGCGACGCCCGCTCGCTGACCCGCTTCGGACTGCTGGACTCGATGACGGAGATCCGTGACTTCGAGCGCCGCTTCGCGCCCGGCGGCGGCTCCATCGAACTGGACGCCGCCACCCGCTACAAGGTGCTCGCCGCCTTCGACGGCTACCTGGAGACGCTGCCGGAGACGTCACTGGCCCGCCCGGACTCCTACCGGGTCAAGGACGTCGTCGGCCGCCGCGGCATCGGCATCGGCTCGGCCGGTCTGCCGTCGTACAACATCCTCCTGGAGGGCCACAGCGACGCCCTGGAGAACGACGTCGTGATCTACATCAAACAGGCGCAGACCCCGGCCGTCTCCCGGCACATCACCGACCCGGCGATCCGCGGCTACTTCCGGCACGAGGGCCACCGCACGGTGATCTCCCAGCGCGCCCTCCAGCAGCACGCGGACCCGTGGCTGGGCTGGACCGAGCTCGGGGGCGCCGGCCAGCTGGTCGCCGAGGTCTCGCCGTACGCCGTCGACCTGGACTGGGGCGACATCGACGACCCGGAGGAGATCGCGGGCGTCGTCGCCGACCTCGGCCGGGCCACCGCCACCATGCACGCGGCGGCGGACGACACCTCCGGCGAGTCCCTGGTCCCCTTCTCCACCGAGCGGGCCATCGACGCGGCGATCGCGGCCGACGAGGAGGGCTTCGCACCCCTCCTGGTCGACTTCGCGCACGGCTACGGCGCACGCGCGCGTGCCGACCACCAGATCTTCGTCGACCTGTTCCGCAACGGCCGGATTCCGGGTCTGTGA
- a CDS encoding thioredoxin domain-containing protein, giving the protein MSKRNSAAAKTAARERLRIEREREAKRAKTKRQIIVALSVVGLLAAAGGIGYAVVQANKPSYWEEAKDAKVVAPANTSGANGTTVMLGKSTAKKVLKMYEDPRCPICAQFEQTVGPTVEKDLDAGKFKIQYIGASFLDGDRLSDGTIGSRGEGSKNALSAMGAALNVSTDAFIEYKTALYSAKWHPDEAEDKFKSDSYLIEVADTVPALKGNTKFQSAVKNGTYDAWALAMSKAFDTNKDDVNGTPSLVMDGKKLTAPNSQNAPMSVADYNTAITAALKG; this is encoded by the coding sequence ATGAGCAAGCGGAACAGCGCGGCGGCGAAGACGGCGGCCCGTGAGCGGCTGCGCATCGAGCGCGAGCGCGAGGCCAAGCGCGCCAAGACCAAGCGCCAGATCATCGTCGCCCTGTCGGTCGTCGGCCTACTGGCCGCGGCCGGCGGCATAGGCTACGCCGTCGTCCAGGCCAACAAGCCCAGCTACTGGGAAGAGGCGAAGGACGCCAAGGTCGTCGCCCCCGCCAACACCTCGGGCGCCAACGGCACGACGGTCATGCTCGGCAAGAGCACGGCCAAGAAGGTCCTCAAGATGTACGAGGACCCCCGCTGCCCGATCTGCGCGCAGTTCGAGCAGACGGTCGGGCCGACGGTCGAGAAGGACCTCGACGCGGGCAAGTTCAAGATCCAGTACATCGGCGCCTCCTTCCTGGACGGCGACCGGCTCAGCGACGGCACGATCGGTTCGCGCGGCGAGGGCTCCAAGAACGCGCTGAGCGCCATGGGCGCCGCGCTGAACGTGAGCACGGACGCGTTCATCGAGTACAAGACCGCGCTCTACTCGGCGAAGTGGCACCCGGACGAGGCGGAGGACAAGTTCAAGAGTGACAGCTACCTCATCGAGGTGGCCGACACGGTTCCCGCGCTGAAGGGCAACACGAAGTTCCAGAGCGCGGTCAAGAACGGTACCTACGACGCCTGGGCGCTCGCGATGTCGAAGGCCTTCGACACCAACAAGGACGACGTCAACGGCACCCCCTCGCTGGTCATGGACGGCAAGAAGCTCACCGCCCCCAACAGTCAGAACGCCCCCATGTCGGTCGCCGACTACAACACGGCGATCACGGCGGCCCTCAAGGGCTGA
- a CDS encoding GNAT family N-acetyltransferase produces the protein MTGTPAYTVRVAEDLADREACFAVRKEVFVGEQGVPEDLEYDEHDAGAVHLLAVREDGATLGTGRLLYGEAAAARTGGDPSVGSLGRLAVTREARGLGVGVALVRAVEEAARARGLTAVDLHAQTQALGFYERLGYTAYGPTDLEAGIAHRSMRRPL, from the coding sequence ATGACCGGCACGCCCGCGTACACGGTGCGCGTCGCCGAGGACCTCGCCGACCGGGAGGCGTGCTTCGCGGTGCGCAAGGAGGTCTTCGTCGGCGAGCAGGGCGTCCCCGAGGACCTGGAGTACGACGAGCACGACGCGGGCGCCGTGCACCTGCTCGCGGTCCGGGAGGACGGGGCCACGCTCGGTACCGGGCGGCTGCTGTACGGCGAGGCGGCCGCGGCCAGGACGGGAGGCGACCCCTCGGTGGGCTCGCTCGGACGGCTCGCCGTGACGCGCGAGGCGCGCGGGCTGGGCGTCGGGGTCGCACTGGTGCGGGCCGTCGAGGAGGCGGCACGCGCGCGCGGGCTCACGGCCGTCGACCTGCACGCACAGACGCAGGCGCTGGGTTTCTACGAACGGCTGGGGTACACGGCCTACGGGCCGACGGACCTGGAGGCGGGCATCGCGCACCGGTCCATGCGGCGTCCGCTGTAG